The Methanosphaera sp. BMS genome contains a region encoding:
- a CDS encoding radical SAM protein, protein MIEEYNTVIKNPRKVITRYASCYPNIYRVAMSSLGYHIIYDYLNEREDIYCERVIYPQTKSIETRTSLSEFDIVGFTLQFEQDYLNMIDMLKRSGIPLLSKDRKPHHPLVIAGGPCAASNPLPISNFVDFFAVGDGELMLDEIVNIRQDTNNPRADIFDFLEVPGVYIPGQKVKLQQVRNMQKAHRPIYQIVTKTDNPKFMPAFGDNAFLLEVSRGCSRGCRFCMSGCMYRPRREVKLETLVDTAIKTRHVTGHDKVALIGEAVSDYSRIEDLCSILSEEGFQIATPSLRVESVSDELLEILKDSGLKTITIAPETTQNQRWKLNKPMSDHQIHHTIDRAINLKLKVKMYLLLGTPGETKEDVLELVNFIRGITSRGVRYNTVKTSVNPLIPKPHTPLQWMKFDYDDLFDKFKKYSTRLKYSHKQENLKKATMQYVLTNSGGELNKLLMIGDRIQFKDWYKLAVNINNIKQNSEYALPWHEIDVGVSNKFLRAEYDRVQSGQITPWCEEDGCHGCGACM, encoded by the coding sequence ATGATTGAAGAATACAATACCGTTATAAAAAATCCGCGTAAGGTCATTACCCGTTATGCCTCATGTTATCCCAATATCTACAGGGTTGCCATGAGTTCACTGGGTTACCATATTATATATGATTACCTGAATGAACGTGAGGACATCTACTGCGAACGTGTTATCTACCCACAGACTAAGAGTATTGAAACCCGCACTTCCCTTTCAGAATTTGACATTGTCGGCTTTACCCTTCAGTTTGAACAGGATTACCTTAACATGATAGACATGTTAAAGCGTAGCGGCATACCCCTCTTATCAAAAGACCGAAAACCACATCATCCATTGGTCATTGCAGGCGGTCCATGTGCGGCTTCAAATCCGCTTCCCATATCCAATTTTGTAGATTTCTTCGCAGTCGGTGACGGTGAATTGATGCTTGATGAGATTGTTAATATAAGACAGGACACCAATAATCCAAGGGCTGACATATTTGACTTTCTGGAAGTGCCCGGCGTTTACATTCCAGGTCAGAAGGTAAAGCTTCAGCAGGTAAGAAATATGCAGAAGGCACATCGTCCAATCTATCAGATTGTTACAAAGACCGATAATCCAAAGTTTATGCCCGCTTTTGGTGATAATGCATTCCTACTTGAGGTTTCACGTGGATGCAGTCGTGGATGCAGGTTCTGTATGAGCGGTTGCATGTACCGTCCAAGACGTGAGGTAAAACTGGAGACACTGGTGGATACCGCCATTAAGACAAGACATGTAACGGGCCATGACAAGGTAGCGTTAATTGGTGAGGCCGTAAGTGACTACAGCAGAATTGAAGACTTATGCAGCATACTGTCCGAGGAGGGATTTCAGATAGCCACACCTTCCCTGAGGGTGGAAAGCGTGAGTGATGAACTGCTTGAAATCTTAAAGGATAGTGGTTTGAAGACAATTACCATAGCACCGGAGACCACACAGAATCAGAGATGGAAACTTAACAAGCCGATGAGTGATCATCAGATACATCATACGATTGACCGTGCCATTAACCTGAAGTTAAAGGTTAAGATGTACCTGTTGTTGGGTACACCCGGCGAGACAAAGGAGGACGTTCTGGAATTGGTTAACTTCATAAGGGGCATTACCAGTCGTGGCGTCAGGTACAATACCGTCAAGACCAGCGTTAATCCACTTATTCCAAAGCCGCATACGCCTTTGCAGTGGATGAAATTTGACTATGATGACCTCTTTGACAAGTTCAAGAAGTACAGTACCCGGCTTAAGTATTCACATAAGCAGGAAAATCTAAAGAAAGCCACCATGCAGTATGTATTGACCAATTCGGGCGGTGAATTAAATAAGTTGCTCATGATTGGTGACAGGATACAGTTTAAGGACTGGTATAAGCTGGCCGTTAACATAAACAATATCAAGCAAAACAGCGAGTATGCACTTCCATGGCACGAAATTGACGTGGGGGTAAGCAACAAGTTTCTAAGGGCCGAATATGACAGGGTTCAATCCGGCCAGATTACTCCATGGTGTGAGGAGGATGGCTGTCACGGATGTGGAGCCTGTATGTAA